In Rhodococcus pseudokoreensis, one DNA window encodes the following:
- a CDS encoding IS110 family transposase translates to MTVPTHEQIEVFLGVDVGKGQHHAVAVSRSGTILFDRTLPNDETRLRELIDTLTQYGPTILVVDQPATIGALAVAVAQDMGIAVGYLPGLAMRRIADLYPGEAKTDKKDAAIIADAARTLPHAIRNLKATDTQVAELSILSGFDDDLAMQITATSNRLHGLLTQIHPALERAIGRHIAHPAILDLLEHYPTPAQIRRLGYARLATRLSKKAPRMGARLAGDITTAISEQNVVVIGTSAAETVIPKLAEQLSSLQRQRSDVVAKVEALVEAHPLYPVLTSMPGVGIRTTARIITETSGKHFATAGHLAAYAGLAPVTRRSGSSIRGEHRSRRGNKKLKRVLYLSAFAALQDPDSRDYYDRKRAQGKSYNQALVALARRRCDVLFAMLRDGTIYQAHPRPSAA, encoded by the coding sequence ATGACAGTCCCGACACACGAACAAATCGAAGTCTTCCTCGGCGTCGACGTAGGCAAGGGACAACACCACGCTGTCGCCGTATCCCGCAGTGGCACCATTTTATTCGACCGGACACTACCCAACGACGAAACCCGCCTCCGCGAACTGATCGACACACTCACCCAGTACGGTCCGACTATCCTCGTCGTCGATCAACCCGCCACCATCGGTGCGCTGGCCGTCGCAGTTGCCCAAGACATGGGGATCGCCGTCGGCTACCTCCCAGGACTGGCGATGCGACGCATCGCCGACCTCTACCCCGGTGAAGCGAAGACCGACAAGAAAGACGCCGCGATCATCGCCGACGCGGCACGCACGCTGCCACACGCGATCCGAAACCTGAAGGCGACGGACACACAGGTCGCCGAACTGTCGATCCTCAGCGGATTCGACGACGACCTCGCCATGCAGATCACGGCCACCAGCAACCGACTGCACGGCTTGCTCACCCAGATCCATCCCGCACTCGAACGCGCCATCGGTCGGCACATCGCCCACCCTGCCATCCTCGACCTGCTCGAGCACTACCCGACCCCAGCTCAGATCCGCCGGCTCGGATACGCCCGCCTCGCGACACGGCTGAGCAAGAAGGCCCCACGCATGGGAGCAAGACTGGCCGGCGACATCACCACCGCTATCTCCGAACAGAACGTGGTCGTCATCGGAACCAGTGCTGCCGAGACCGTCATTCCGAAACTTGCAGAGCAACTTTCATCATTGCAGCGGCAACGATCCGACGTCGTAGCCAAAGTCGAAGCGCTGGTCGAAGCGCACCCTCTTTACCCGGTGCTGACCTCGATGCCCGGAGTCGGGATCAGGACCACCGCCCGCATCATCACCGAAACCTCCGGCAAGCACTTCGCCACCGCCGGCCACCTCGCCGCCTACGCCGGCCTCGCACCGGTCACCCGCCGATCCGGGTCCTCGATCCGCGGTGAGCACCGATCGCGACGCGGCAACAAGAAACTCAAACGCGTGCTCTATCTGTCCGCGTTCGCAGCCCTGCAAGACCCGGACTCACGCGACTACTACGACCGCAAACGAGCCCAGGGCAAAAGCTACAACCAAGCTCTCGTCGCACTCGCACGTCGCCGCTGCGACGTCCTCTTCGCAATGCTCCGCGACGGCACCATCTATCAAGCCCACCCGCGACCCTCAGCTGCTTGA
- a CDS encoding alpha/beta fold hydrolase: MTRRSIVSRDPEICLSTYLPHDVSRSVLGHRRATMVFDITGHGRWTVRIDEGAVTHSRGAVSHPTCTVRTDASTLCDLLTGRISVVDGFLSGDLDVRGSMTTILTVGGTLAPNAELSTRAHGRETSAYGVPTGYLEAGDPEKPPVILLHGLGANNSSMLPVLAALAPDHRVICPDLPGFGSSAAPAWRYTPHQLYRWLNAFLDAVDARGAAVIGHSLGGRVALELALRDPDAITGLVLLCPAMAFRRRRLTTLARLLPADLARLPLAVPSWLLHTAARSGLRALFADPDKVPRHWYEAAADEWELSLRHATRRRALWSALLGLYLDEPFGETGLWDRIAALEPPALFLWGDADPLVPARFARHLSAVLPGAKSVILPNCGHVPQFELPEKTLHLICEHLTATGDQREVRLRQRTRTRARARTRTRTSATSRHRCRSAGSNTGRTA, translated from the coding sequence ATGACCAGGCGGTCAATCGTAAGCCGTGATCCCGAAATCTGTCTGTCCACGTATCTGCCACATGATGTCTCCCGAAGCGTGCTCGGCCACCGACGGGCCACGATGGTCTTCGACATCACCGGTCACGGTCGGTGGACGGTGCGGATCGACGAAGGCGCCGTCACCCACTCCCGCGGTGCCGTCTCTCATCCGACCTGCACCGTGCGGACGGACGCGAGCACCCTGTGTGATCTGCTGACCGGCCGGATCAGTGTCGTCGATGGCTTCTTGTCCGGCGATCTCGACGTTCGCGGCAGTATGACGACGATACTGACGGTCGGCGGCACCCTCGCACCCAATGCCGAGTTGTCCACCCGCGCCCACGGCCGAGAGACCAGCGCGTACGGGGTGCCCACCGGTTACCTCGAAGCCGGCGACCCGGAGAAGCCGCCGGTGATTCTGCTGCACGGCCTCGGCGCCAACAATTCTTCGATGCTGCCCGTGCTAGCTGCACTCGCACCCGATCACCGGGTGATTTGTCCTGATCTGCCCGGTTTCGGATCCTCCGCGGCCCCGGCATGGCGGTACACCCCACACCAGCTGTATCGATGGCTCAATGCCTTTCTGGACGCAGTCGATGCTCGCGGTGCCGCGGTGATCGGGCACTCTCTCGGTGGCCGCGTCGCCCTCGAACTCGCCCTGCGCGACCCGGACGCCATCACCGGGTTGGTGCTGCTGTGTCCGGCGATGGCGTTCCGTCGTCGCCGACTGACCACGCTTGCCCGACTGCTTCCCGCCGACTTGGCTCGCCTTCCCCTCGCTGTGCCGTCGTGGCTGCTGCACACTGCTGCCCGTAGCGGACTTCGAGCACTGTTCGCGGACCCGGACAAGGTGCCTCGGCACTGGTACGAGGCCGCAGCCGACGAATGGGAACTATCCCTGCGACACGCCACGCGGCGCCGTGCGCTGTGGTCCGCACTGCTGGGCCTCTACCTCGACGAACCCTTCGGTGAGACCGGACTCTGGGATCGAATTGCGGCGTTGGAGCCGCCCGCATTGTTCCTCTGGGGCGACGCAGACCCCCTCGTCCCCGCGAGGTTCGCTCGCCACCTCAGCGCTGTCCTCCCGGGAGCCAAATCAGTCATCCTCCCGAACTGTGGACACGTGCCGCAGTTCGAGTTGCCCGAGAAGACCCTCCACCTGATCTGTGAGCATCTCACCGCCACCGGAGATCAGCGTGAGGTCCGACTGCGACAACGGACACGGACACGGGCACGGGCACGGACACGGACACGGACCAGCGCTACATCCCGACATCGATGCCGATCAGCCGGCTCGAACACCGGCCGCACGGCCTGA
- a CDS encoding serine recombinase, which produces MSAATDRQWAVRDAVLRWLLAKTTEGYLSPIVDADAIGEEVGWAASALTPDEVSDAANHLYKEGYATGMPVRGIGIPRPRLTLVGRRAAKTGTPLRSEVDAREAKSRKRLISSGGEVVS; this is translated from the coding sequence GTGAGTGCGGCTACCGATCGTCAATGGGCGGTTCGTGACGCTGTTCTGCGTTGGCTTCTTGCAAAGACAACGGAGGGCTATCTCAGCCCGATTGTGGACGCGGATGCCATCGGAGAAGAAGTCGGTTGGGCGGCCTCGGCGCTCACCCCCGACGAAGTGTCCGACGCCGCGAACCATCTCTACAAAGAAGGGTATGCGACCGGCATGCCGGTAAGGGGTATCGGGATTCCCCGCCCGAGGCTGACTCTTGTCGGACGTCGTGCGGCCAAGACAGGCACACCCCTACGATCCGAGGTCGACGCTCGTGAGGCAAAGTCGCGCAAGCGGCTGATCTCTTCCGGTGGCGAGGTTGTGAGTTAG